The segment GGCCCCGTTCCACGGCTTCGTCTGGCGGGACGCGGCCGAGGACGCGGGCCTGGACACGGCGGACACCGGCAGCCCGGCCGATGCCACGCTCCCGGCCGGCGGCTACGGCGTCAACCACGACAAGTCCTTCCGGCCGCGCCGCCAGGACCGCCCCCAGGACCTGCTGGAGACCGGCGCCGCCTACGGCATGGACGCGGCCGGGTTCCGCGCCGCCGGCCACCGGTTCTTCGGCCGCACCGAACTCGTGCGCACCGACCCGGCCCGGGTGCTGGAGATCGACGACCCGCACGACCTGGCCCGCGCCCGCGCCCTGGCACCCCTGCTGGACGCCCCGCGGCCCGGCGCCCTGCCGACCGTCGACGACATCGACGCCGTCGTCCTCGACTTCGACGGCACCCAGACGGACGACCGGGTGCTGATCGACGCCGACGGACGGGAGATCGTCGCGGTCCACCGCGGCGACGGCCTCGGCATCGCCGCGCTGCGCAAGGCGGAGCTGAAGCTGCTGATCCTGTCCACGGAGACCAACCCGGTCGTCGCCGCACGGGCCCGCAAGCTCCAGGTCCCCGTCCTGCACGGCATCGACCGCAAGGACCTCGCCCTCAAGCAGTGGTGCGAGGAAGCGGGCATCGCGCCCGAGCGCGTGCTCTACGTCGGCAACGACGTCAACGACCTCCCGTGCTTCGACCTCGTCGGCTGGCCCGTGGCGGTCGCCGGGGCGCACGACGTGGTGCGCGGCGCGGCCCGCGCCGTCACCGCGACGCCCGGAGGCAGCGGCGCGATCCGAGAGATCGCCGCCTGGCTGCTGGGCCCGTCCCTGTAACCCACCCAGACCCCACCTC is part of the Streptomyces platensis genome and harbors:
- a CDS encoding acylneuraminate cytidylyltransferase; this encodes MPPNPQSSPPTVVAVIPARGGSKGVPAKNLAAVGGVPLVARAVRECRAARLVTDVVVSTDDAGIAAAARGAGAVVVRRPGDIAGDTATSEAAVLHAMDAYEAEQGASVDAVLLVQCTSPFIVREDIDGVAAAVVEGGADSALTVAPFHGFVWRDAAEDAGLDTADTGSPADATLPAGGYGVNHDKSFRPRRQDRPQDLLETGAAYGMDAAGFRAAGHRFFGRTELVRTDPARVLEIDDPHDLARARALAPLLDAPRPGALPTVDDIDAVVLDFDGTQTDDRVLIDADGREIVAVHRGDGLGIAALRKAELKLLILSTETNPVVAARARKLQVPVLHGIDRKDLALKQWCEEAGIAPERVLYVGNDVNDLPCFDLVGWPVAVAGAHDVVRGAARAVTATPGGSGAIREIAAWLLGPSL